In Streptomyces puniciscabiei, a single genomic region encodes these proteins:
- a CDS encoding ABC transporter permease, giving the protein MTSPIDIEGGGTSVVVDGEPGPEAKSDTVKLEGRSPGQLMWLRFRRDRTGVISAYVVGFFFLIGLLAPLIAKVYGKNPYTVYADERPELFDSAGVPVHPNGGISSEFWFGLEPGNGYDVFTKLIYGIRTSLMISVAVTIAVVITGILLGVAAGYLGGRTDYFIGRVIDFLLAFPAQLFFIASMPVVVSLFVSPRDETPTYVRVLALIIVQWFLGWMGLGRILRGTALALREREFIEAAKVSGASPWRIIRKEILPNLVTPLLVQSTYLLPNFVTAEAGLSYLGVGIVEPTPDWGQMFSKASTELVMQNDITYMFFPGVSMIIFVVAFNLLGDSVRDAFDPKTAR; this is encoded by the coding sequence GTGACAAGTCCTATCGACATTGAGGGCGGCGGTACTTCGGTCGTCGTCGACGGCGAACCAGGGCCGGAGGCGAAGAGCGACACCGTCAAGCTCGAAGGCCGGTCCCCCGGCCAGCTGATGTGGCTGCGCTTCAGGCGCGACCGCACGGGCGTGATCTCGGCCTACGTCGTGGGCTTCTTCTTCCTGATCGGCCTGCTCGCCCCGCTGATCGCCAAGGTGTACGGCAAGAATCCGTACACGGTGTACGCGGACGAGCGCCCCGAACTCTTCGACAGCGCCGGCGTGCCGGTGCACCCCAACGGCGGTATCAGCAGCGAGTTCTGGTTCGGCCTCGAACCCGGCAACGGCTACGACGTCTTCACCAAGCTGATCTACGGCATCCGCACCTCGTTGATGATCTCGGTCGCCGTCACCATCGCCGTCGTCATCACCGGCATCCTGCTCGGTGTCGCGGCCGGCTATCTCGGCGGCAGGACCGACTACTTCATCGGCCGGGTCATCGACTTCCTCCTCGCCTTCCCGGCACAGCTGTTCTTCATCGCGAGCATGCCGGTCGTGGTGTCCCTGTTCGTCAGTCCCCGCGACGAGACCCCCACCTACGTCCGGGTGCTGGCCCTGATCATCGTCCAGTGGTTCCTGGGCTGGATGGGGCTCGGGCGCATCCTGCGCGGCACCGCACTCGCCCTGCGGGAACGGGAGTTCATCGAGGCGGCCAAGGTCAGCGGGGCCTCGCCGTGGCGGATCATCCGCAAGGAGATCCTGCCGAACCTCGTCACCCCGCTGCTGGTGCAGTCGACGTATCTGCTGCCCAACTTCGTGACCGCCGAGGCCGGTCTGTCGTACCTGGGCGTCGGCATCGTCGAACCGACGCCGGACTGGGGGCAGATGTTCTCCAAGGCGTCCACCGAACTGGTGATGCAGAACGACATCACCTACATGTTCTTCCCCGGCGTATCGATGATCATCTTCGTCGTCGCGTTCAACCTGCTCGGGGACTCGGTCAGAGACGCCTTCGATCCCAAGACCGCGCGCTGA
- the typA gene encoding translational GTPase TypA, whose product MATRHDIRNVAIVAHVDHGKTTIVDGMLKQAGAFAAHQLDQVDDRVMDSNDLEREKGITILAKNTAVKYHPKDGGEPITINIIDTPGHADFGGEVERGLSMVDGVVLLVDASEGPLPQTRFVLRKALQARLPVILCINKTDRPDARIDEVVNETYDLFLDLDADEEQIEFPIVYACGRDGIASLTKPENGTVPADSTSLEPFFSTILEHIPAPTYEEDAPLQAHVTNLDADNFLGRIALLRVEQGELRKGQTVAWIKRDGSISNVRISELMMTEALTRKPAEKAGPGDICAVAGIPDIMIGETLADPENPIPLPLITVDEPAISMVIGTNTSPLVGRGGTGKGADAKAAVKDRKVTARQVKDRLDRELIGNVSLRVLDTERPDAWEVQGRGELALAILVETMRREGYELTVGKPQVVTKEVDGKVYEPVERMTIDVPEEHMGAVTQLMGVRKGRMDNMSNHGSGWVRMEFVVPSRGLIGFRTEFLTQTRGTGIGHSIHEGHEPWFGPLQTRNNGSLVADRSGSVTAFAMTNLQERGVLFVEPGTEVYEGMIVGENSRSDDMDVNITKEKKLTNMRSSTADVAESIVPPRKLSLEQSLEFCRDDECVEVTPEAVRIRKVVLDQRERARAASRAKHG is encoded by the coding sequence ATGGCCACGCGCCACGACATCCGCAACGTCGCCATCGTCGCTCACGTCGACCACGGCAAGACCACCATCGTCGACGGCATGCTGAAGCAGGCCGGCGCGTTCGCCGCCCACCAGCTCGACCAGGTCGACGACCGGGTCATGGACTCGAACGACCTGGAGCGTGAGAAGGGCATCACGATCCTCGCCAAGAACACGGCGGTGAAGTACCACCCCAAGGACGGCGGGGAGCCCATCACCATCAACATCATCGACACCCCCGGCCACGCCGACTTCGGCGGCGAGGTCGAGCGCGGTCTGTCCATGGTGGACGGTGTCGTGCTGCTGGTGGACGCCTCCGAGGGCCCGCTGCCGCAGACCCGGTTCGTGCTGCGCAAGGCGCTGCAGGCCCGCCTGCCCGTCATCCTGTGCATCAACAAGACGGACCGCCCGGACGCCCGGATCGACGAGGTCGTCAACGAGACCTACGACCTCTTCCTGGACCTGGACGCGGACGAGGAGCAGATCGAGTTCCCGATCGTCTACGCCTGCGGCCGTGACGGCATCGCCTCGCTGACCAAGCCGGAGAACGGCACGGTCCCGGCGGACTCCACCAGCCTGGAGCCGTTCTTCTCCACGATCCTGGAGCACATCCCGGCTCCGACGTACGAGGAGGACGCGCCGCTCCAGGCCCACGTCACCAACCTCGACGCGGACAACTTCCTCGGCCGTATCGCGCTGCTCCGGGTCGAGCAGGGCGAGCTGCGCAAGGGCCAGACGGTCGCCTGGATCAAGCGCGACGGCTCGATCAGCAATGTGCGCATCAGCGAGCTGATGATGACCGAGGCGCTCACCCGCAAGCCCGCCGAGAAGGCCGGCCCGGGTGACATCTGCGCGGTCGCCGGTATCCCCGACATCATGATCGGCGAGACCCTGGCCGACCCCGAGAACCCCATCCCGCTGCCGCTGATCACGGTGGACGAGCCGGCGATCTCCATGGTCATCGGTACGAACACCTCGCCGCTGGTCGGCCGGGGCGGCACCGGCAAGGGCGCCGACGCGAAGGCGGCCGTGAAGGACCGCAAGGTCACCGCGCGCCAGGTGAAGGACCGCCTGGACCGTGAGCTGATCGGTAACGTCTCCCTCCGGGTGCTCGACACCGAGCGTCCGGACGCCTGGGAGGTCCAGGGCCGTGGTGAGCTGGCGCTCGCCATCCTGGTCGAGACCATGCGCCGGGAGGGCTACGAGCTCACCGTCGGCAAGCCGCAGGTCGTCACCAAGGAGGTGGACGGCAAGGTCTACGAGCCGGTCGAGCGCATGACGATCGACGTGCCCGAGGAGCACATGGGCGCGGTCACCCAGCTCATGGGCGTCCGCAAGGGCCGTATGGACAACATGTCCAACCACGGTTCCGGCTGGGTCCGCATGGAGTTCGTCGTGCCGTCCCGCGGTCTGATCGGCTTCCGGACCGAGTTCCTGACCCAGACCCGCGGTACCGGTATCGGGCACTCCATCCACGAGGGCCACGAGCCCTGGTTCGGTCCGCTGCAGACCCGCAACAACGGCTCGCTGGTCGCCGACCGCTCCGGCTCCGTCACCGCGTTCGCGATGACGAACCTCCAGGAGCGCGGCGTGCTCTTCGTGGAGCCGGGCACCGAGGTGTACGAGGGCATGATCGTCGGTGAGAACTCCCGCTCCGACGACATGGACGTCAACATCACCAAGGAGAAGAAGCTCACCAACATGCGGTCCTCGACGGCCGACGTGGCCGAGTCGATCGTGCCGCCGCGCAAGCTGTCGCTGGAGCAGTCGCTGGAGTTCTGCCGTGACGACGAGTGTGTCGAGGTGACCCCGGAGGCCGTTCGCATCCGCAAGGTCGTGCTCGACCAGCGGGAGCGGGCGCGCGCCGCGAGCCGCGCCAAGCACGGCTGA
- a CDS encoding ABC transporter family substrate-binding protein, with translation MSHDGVGPRAVMRSVAYLAAGALAVPFLAGCGSDEEVPKPLAAQDIAPVARGLVADGGTLKWAVDALPATLNTFQADADAGTSRVAQAVLPSMFRLDATGRPVPNPAYLESAKVIETEPRQVVLYKLNQQAVWSDGREIGAADFAAQWRALSGRNSAYWTARNAGYDRIQKIERGANDLEVRVTFSRPYADWRSLFSPLYPKDVMGTPDAFNDGARRALKVTAGPFTVAKVDTAQKDVVLTRSPRWWGKAAKLNEIVLHAVPRDKRAEALADGSVDLADVDPADAQRIGLAAHGAANPLQGSGKTSVKKLRAWARAHDLDPDDVKAGRKELGKAISEYLDEQQALSGVEVRRSLEPAYTQLALNGSRGPLADERVRRAVARALDRRELARLVLTPLGLPAVPVGSHLALSGQAAYADNSSAIGGQDPKEAQALLADAGWVPGGPVQEPKKGEKAAGPEHGRTGKDGEKKDKGEKADRENKSDGGRDGEYIVGEDEKNGGRGDGGDRHLAQEGRHGGAQGAYAPQGTAAPAAAAKPLAKDGKPLLLRFVLPSGAGSQTLTSVADRISAMLERVGIRTTISKVSDASYFKDHIAAGDYDLALYSWPSTAFPATDDRPVYAKPVPAADGSLNVEQNYTRVGTDQVDQLFDEAATTLDGDEEVSLIRKADARIWAAAGSIPLYQRPQLVAVRKNLVNAGAFGFQTPVYEDMGFLKKGAKLPASPTSASAGPTG, from the coding sequence ATGTCCCACGACGGAGTCGGACCGCGCGCCGTCATGCGATCGGTCGCCTACCTGGCCGCAGGCGCGCTCGCGGTGCCGTTCCTCGCCGGGTGCGGCTCCGACGAGGAGGTTCCCAAGCCCCTCGCCGCGCAGGACATCGCCCCGGTCGCCCGTGGCCTGGTCGCCGACGGCGGGACTCTGAAGTGGGCCGTCGACGCCCTACCCGCGACCCTGAACACCTTCCAGGCCGATGCCGACGCCGGCACCAGCCGCGTCGCCCAGGCCGTCCTGCCGTCGATGTTCCGGCTGGACGCCACCGGCCGGCCGGTGCCCAACCCCGCCTATCTGGAGTCGGCCAAGGTCATCGAGACCGAGCCGCGCCAGGTGGTGCTGTACAAGCTGAACCAGCAGGCCGTGTGGAGCGACGGCCGGGAGATCGGCGCGGCCGACTTCGCCGCCCAGTGGCGCGCCCTGTCCGGCAGGAACAGCGCGTACTGGACCGCCCGCAACGCCGGCTACGACCGCATCCAGAAGATCGAGCGCGGCGCGAACGACCTCGAGGTCCGGGTCACCTTCTCCCGCCCCTACGCCGACTGGAGGTCGCTGTTCTCCCCGCTGTACCCGAAGGACGTCATGGGCACCCCGGACGCCTTCAACGACGGTGCTCGCCGCGCTCTGAAGGTCACCGCCGGCCCGTTCACCGTGGCCAAGGTCGACACCGCCCAGAAGGACGTCGTCCTCACCCGCAGCCCGCGCTGGTGGGGCAAGGCCGCCAAGCTGAACGAGATCGTGCTGCACGCCGTACCCCGCGACAAGCGGGCCGAAGCGCTCGCCGACGGCAGCGTGGACCTCGCCGACGTCGACCCCGCCGACGCCCAGCGGATCGGGCTCGCCGCCCACGGCGCCGCGAACCCGCTGCAGGGCTCCGGGAAGACCTCGGTGAAGAAGCTGCGCGCGTGGGCGCGCGCGCACGACCTGGACCCGGACGACGTCAAGGCCGGCCGGAAGGAGCTGGGCAAGGCCATCTCCGAGTACCTGGACGAGCAGCAGGCGCTGAGCGGTGTCGAGGTCCGCAGGTCGCTGGAGCCCGCCTACACCCAGCTCGCCCTGAACGGCTCCCGGGGCCCCCTCGCCGACGAACGCGTCCGCCGGGCCGTCGCCCGGGCCCTGGACCGCCGGGAACTGGCCAGGCTGGTGCTCACCCCGCTGGGCCTGCCCGCCGTTCCGGTCGGCAGCCATCTCGCCCTGTCCGGGCAGGCCGCGTACGCCGACAACAGCAGCGCGATCGGCGGCCAGGACCCCAAGGAGGCCCAGGCGCTGCTCGCCGACGCCGGGTGGGTGCCGGGCGGACCGGTCCAGGAGCCGAAGAAGGGCGAGAAGGCGGCCGGGCCCGAGCACGGGAGGACCGGGAAGGACGGCGAGAAGAAGGACAAGGGCGAGAAGGCGGACAGGGAGAACAAGTCCGACGGCGGCAGGGACGGCGAGTACATCGTCGGCGAGGACGAGAAGAACGGCGGACGCGGGGACGGCGGTGACCGGCACCTGGCCCAGGAGGGCAGGCACGGGGGCGCGCAGGGTGCCTACGCCCCCCAGGGCACCGCCGCGCCGGCGGCCGCGGCGAAGCCGCTCGCCAAGGACGGCAAGCCGCTCCTGCTCCGCTTCGTGCTCCCGTCCGGCGCCGGCTCCCAGACGCTGACCTCGGTCGCCGACCGGATCTCCGCCATGCTGGAGCGGGTCGGCATCCGGACGACGATCAGCAAGGTCTCGGACGCCAGCTACTTCAAGGACCACATCGCCGCCGGGGACTACGACCTCGCGCTGTACTCCTGGCCGTCCACCGCGTTCCCGGCGACGGACGACCGGCCGGTGTATGCCAAGCCGGTGCCGGCGGCGGACGGCTCGCTGAACGTCGAGCAGAACTACACGCGGGTCGGCACCGACCAGGTGGACCAGCTGTTCGACGAGGCCGCGACCACGCTGGACGGGGACGAGGAGGTGTCGCTGATCCGCAAGGCGGACGCCAGGATCTGGGCCGCGGCCGGGTCCATTCCGCTGTACCAGCGGCCTCAGCTCGTGGCGGTGCGGAAGAACCTGGTCAACGCCGGGGCGTTCGGATTCCAGACGCCGGTCTACGAGGACATGGGCTTTCTGAAGAAGGGGGCGAAGCTCCCCGCAAGTCCCACGAGCGCCTCCGCCGGTCCCACCGGCTGA
- a CDS encoding fumarate reductase/succinate dehydrogenase flavoprotein subunit: MSVVDRQEWDVVVVGAGGAGLRAAIEARERGARTAVICKSLFGKAHTVMAEGGIAAAMANANEHDNWQVHFRDTMRGGKFLNQWRMAELHAQEAPDRVWELETWGALFDRTKDGRISQRNFGGHEYPRLAHVGDRTGLELIRTLQQKIVALQQEDFKETGDYESRLKVFQECTVTRVLKDGDRVSGVFAYERESGRFFVLGAPAVVIATGGIGKSFKVTSNSWEYTGDGHALALLAGAPLLNMEFVQFHPTGMVWPPSVKGILVTESVRGDGGVLRNSEGKRFMFDYIPDVFKEKYAESEEEADRWYEDPDNNRRPPELLPRDEVARAINAEVKAGRGSPHGGVFLDVSTRMPAEVIRRRLPSMYHQFKELADVDITAEAMEVGPTCHYVMGGIAVDSDTAAARGVPGLFAAGEVAGGMHGSNRLGGNSLSDLLVFGRRAGWHAAEYAQGLAHQRPPVDDAQVNTAAAEALRPFSAEADREGEAGPPENPYTLHQELQQTMNDLVGIIRREGEMEQALHKLAELRVRARRAGVEGHRQFNPGWHLALDLRNMLLVSECVARAALERTESRGGHTREDHPTMDRKWRNVNLLCALADPTGGLAATDPGRGQIRLSRETTAPIRPDLLALFEKEELVKYLAEEELYE, translated from the coding sequence ATGTCCGTGGTCGACCGCCAGGAGTGGGACGTCGTCGTGGTCGGTGCCGGCGGCGCCGGGCTGCGGGCCGCGATCGAGGCGCGCGAGCGGGGTGCCCGTACGGCGGTGATCTGCAAGTCCCTGTTCGGCAAGGCGCACACGGTGATGGCCGAGGGCGGCATCGCGGCGGCGATGGCCAACGCCAACGAGCACGACAACTGGCAGGTCCACTTCCGCGACACCATGCGCGGCGGCAAGTTCCTCAACCAGTGGCGGATGGCCGAGCTGCACGCCCAGGAGGCCCCCGACCGGGTCTGGGAGCTGGAGACCTGGGGCGCGCTGTTCGACCGCACGAAGGACGGCCGGATCTCCCAGCGCAACTTCGGCGGCCACGAGTACCCGCGGCTCGCGCACGTGGGCGACCGTACGGGCCTGGAGCTGATCCGCACCCTCCAGCAGAAGATCGTCGCCCTGCAGCAGGAGGACTTCAAGGAGACCGGGGACTACGAGTCCCGGCTGAAGGTCTTCCAGGAGTGCACGGTCACGCGGGTCCTCAAGGACGGTGACCGGGTCTCCGGTGTCTTCGCGTACGAGCGGGAGAGCGGCCGTTTCTTCGTCCTCGGAGCCCCAGCCGTGGTGATCGCGACCGGCGGCATCGGCAAGTCCTTCAAGGTGACGTCGAACTCGTGGGAGTACACGGGCGACGGCCACGCGCTCGCACTGCTGGCGGGCGCGCCGCTGCTGAACATGGAGTTCGTGCAGTTCCATCCGACGGGCATGGTCTGGCCGCCGTCGGTGAAGGGCATCCTCGTCACCGAGTCGGTGCGCGGCGACGGCGGGGTCCTGCGGAACTCCGAGGGCAAGCGGTTCATGTTCGACTACATCCCGGACGTCTTCAAGGAGAAGTACGCCGAGTCGGAGGAGGAGGCCGACCGGTGGTACGAGGACCCGGACAACAACCGGCGCCCACCGGAACTCCTCCCCCGCGACGAGGTGGCCCGCGCCATCAACGCCGAGGTCAAGGCGGGCCGGGGCTCGCCGCACGGCGGGGTCTTCCTGGACGTGTCCACGCGTATGCCGGCGGAGGTGATCCGGCGCCGGCTGCCGTCCATGTACCACCAGTTCAAGGAGCTGGCGGACGTCGACATCACGGCGGAGGCGATGGAGGTCGGGCCGACCTGCCACTACGTGATGGGCGGCATCGCGGTCGACTCCGACACCGCGGCCGCACGCGGGGTGCCGGGCCTGTTCGCGGCCGGTGAGGTGGCCGGCGGTATGCACGGCTCCAACCGGCTCGGCGGCAACTCGCTCTCCGACCTGCTGGTCTTCGGACGCCGCGCGGGCTGGCACGCGGCGGAGTACGCGCAGGGGCTGGCCCACCAGCGCCCGCCGGTGGACGACGCCCAGGTCAACACGGCCGCGGCGGAGGCCCTGCGCCCGTTCTCCGCGGAGGCGGACCGGGAGGGCGAGGCGGGCCCGCCGGAGAACCCCTACACCCTGCACCAGGAACTGCAGCAGACCATGAACGACCTCGTCGGCATCATCCGCCGCGAGGGCGAGATGGAGCAGGCCCTGCACAAGCTCGCCGAGCTGCGGGTACGCGCCCGCCGCGCCGGGGTCGAGGGCCACCGCCAGTTCAACCCCGGCTGGCACCTGGCCCTCGACCTCAGGAACATGCTGCTGGTCAGCGAGTGCGTGGCCCGGGCCGCGCTGGAGCGCACCGAGTCGCGCGGCGGCCACACCCGCGAGGACCACCCCACGATGGACCGCAAGTGGCGCAACGTGAACCTGCTGTGCGCCCTCGCCGACCCCACCGGCGGCCTCGCGGCGACCGATCCCGGCCGCGGCCAGATCCGCCTCAGCCGTGAGACCACGGCCCCCATCCGCCCGGACCTGCTCGCCCTCTTCGAGAAGGAGGAGCTGGTCAAGTACCTCGCCGAAGAGGAGCTGTACGAGTGA
- a CDS encoding succinate dehydrogenase/fumarate reductase iron-sulfur subunit, whose protein sequence is MSSYEARFKVWRGDAEGGGLEDFEVEVNDGEVVLDIIHRLQATQAPDLAVRWNCKAGKCGSCSAEINGRPRLMCMTRMSVFSREETITVTPLRAFPVIRDLVTDVGFNYQKAREVPAFVPPAGLGPGEYRMMQEDVDRSQEFRKCIECFLCQDTCHVVRDHEENKTAFAGPRFLMRIAELDMHPLDAAAETGLDRKRTAQDEHGLGYCNITKCCTEVCPEGIKITDNALIPMKERAVDRKYDPLVWLGSKIRRRSS, encoded by the coding sequence GTGAGCAGCTACGAGGCCCGCTTCAAGGTGTGGCGGGGTGACGCCGAGGGCGGCGGCCTGGAGGACTTCGAGGTCGAGGTCAACGACGGCGAGGTGGTGCTGGACATCATCCACCGCCTCCAGGCCACCCAGGCCCCCGACCTGGCCGTGCGCTGGAACTGCAAGGCCGGCAAGTGCGGTTCGTGCTCGGCCGAGATCAACGGCCGCCCGCGGCTGATGTGCATGACCCGGATGTCGGTGTTCTCCCGCGAGGAGACGATCACCGTCACACCCCTGCGCGCCTTCCCCGTGATCCGGGACCTGGTGACGGACGTCGGCTTCAACTACCAGAAGGCGCGGGAGGTCCCGGCCTTCGTGCCGCCCGCCGGGCTCGGTCCCGGCGAGTACCGGATGATGCAGGAGGACGTGGACCGCTCGCAGGAGTTCCGCAAGTGCATCGAGTGCTTCCTGTGCCAGGACACCTGCCATGTCGTGCGCGACCACGAGGAGAACAAGACGGCGTTCGCGGGCCCGCGCTTCCTGATGCGGATCGCCGAACTCGACATGCATCCGCTGGACGCGGCCGCCGAGACCGGCCTGGACCGCAAGCGAACCGCGCAGGACGAACACGGCCTCGGCTACTGCAACATCACCAAGTGCTGCACCGAGGTCTGCCCCGAGGGCATCAAGATCACCGACAACGCCCTGATCCCCATGAAGGAGCGCGCGGTCGACCGCAAGTACGACCCGCTGGTGTGGCTCGGGTCGAAGATCAGGAGGCGGTCTTCGTAG
- a CDS encoding glycosyl hydrolase family 18 protein produces the protein MDARGSDRPVTDGAGAQGGAGELVRRPARSAPAEDAPQEPPVPDCESRPAGGSRKRTWPRTLRRTALALVLLLLLPTLAAETALRINYTGTPERGTYTRDRDAIWLGHAWIDGRRTDADVTALAGRLRDTGIRDLYVHAGPLEHDGTLPGSAYPRARWLVETLHGKAPHLRVQAWLGDEVAPEKPYAMHLERPATRSHVVASTRRILDAGFQGAHFDLEPLHSGDRNYLALLDALRRVTRAHHAVLSVAAHQIDPLPALHSFWGTATGHPKWWSQAYFGQVARRVDQIAVMSYDTMQPLQSLYGGYVAQQTSLALEVTPESTDLLMGLPFYHENRFGHWARAETVPAAVRGVRLGLSRTDKDRARFGVALYVDFAATEADWKAYRQDWVR, from the coding sequence ATGGACGCCAGAGGCAGCGACCGGCCGGTGACGGACGGGGCAGGAGCGCAGGGGGGAGCCGGCGAGCTCGTGCGGCGGCCGGCTCGGAGCGCCCCCGCCGAGGACGCACCGCAGGAGCCACCCGTACCCGACTGCGAAAGCCGCCCGGCCGGTGGGAGCCGGAAGCGCACCTGGCCTCGCACACTGCGGCGCACCGCGCTCGCCCTCGTCCTCCTGCTGCTCCTCCCCACCCTCGCCGCGGAGACCGCGCTCCGCATCAACTACACCGGCACCCCCGAACGCGGCACGTACACCCGCGACCGCGATGCCATCTGGCTCGGTCACGCCTGGATCGACGGCCGCAGGACCGACGCCGACGTCACCGCCCTGGCCGGCCGTCTGCGCGACACCGGCATCCGCGACCTGTACGTCCACGCGGGCCCCCTGGAGCACGACGGAACCCTTCCCGGGTCGGCCTACCCACGGGCGCGTTGGCTCGTCGAGACCTTGCACGGCAAAGCGCCGCACCTCCGCGTCCAGGCCTGGCTCGGCGACGAGGTCGCCCCCGAGAAGCCGTACGCCATGCACCTGGAGCGCCCCGCGACCCGCTCCCACGTGGTCGCCTCCACCCGCCGGATCCTGGACGCCGGCTTCCAGGGTGCCCACTTCGATCTGGAGCCCCTGCACTCCGGCGACCGGAACTACCTCGCCCTCCTGGACGCCCTGCGCCGCGTCACCCGGGCCCACCATGCGGTGCTCTCAGTCGCCGCCCACCAGATCGATCCGCTGCCGGCCCTCCACTCCTTCTGGGGCACGGCCACGGGCCATCCCAAGTGGTGGTCGCAGGCGTACTTCGGGCAGGTGGCGCGCCGTGTCGACCAGATCGCGGTGATGTCGTACGACACCATGCAGCCGTTGCAGAGCCTGTACGGCGGCTATGTCGCCCAGCAGACCTCGCTGGCCCTCGAGGTCACACCCGAGTCCACCGACCTGCTCATGGGCCTGCCCTTCTACCACGAGAACCGCTTCGGCCACTGGGCCCGTGCCGAGACCGTCCCGGCCGCGGTACGCGGTGTCCGCCTCGGCCTGTCCCGCACCGACAAGGACCGGGCGCGCTTCGGGGTCGCCCTCTACGTCGACTTCGCGGCCACCGAAGCGGACTGGAAAGCGTATCGGCAGGACTGGGTCCGGTGA